Within Lolium rigidum isolate FL_2022 chromosome 5, APGP_CSIRO_Lrig_0.1, whole genome shotgun sequence, the genomic segment CGGAAATTAAATTTTACTCCATCTCTCTGAAAGGGCCTCATAATTAAATTTTACTCCATCTCTCTGAAAGGGCCTCATTAACAGTTATCCCTTTATTTTCACAAATATCATTACGATTTCTATATTTAATCGCAAAGGGCTCATCACCAATCCAGTGATCTTCCTAGAAACGTGTCCTACCATTCCTGAGCACTCGAGTGCAAAAAGGAATGGAAAAGGTCACGAACTTTTAGCAAGCCACGCCAAAACCAAGAGTCGCTTGTTTTAACTGTATCCCCTTTATTGTAAAGAAGTTTTTGCCATAAGCCATCAGAGGTTTCAAGTTTCCGGATCCATTTACATAGAAGAGCTATATTCATGCAACCCAAAACTTTAACACCTAAGCCCCAAACTCAATTGGCGAACAAACAGTTGCCTAATTAACTAGATGATACTTTTTGATCCCTTGATCCTCAGCCCAAAGTACGTAGACGAGCACCAAAgaaataattttttttcttcaCCCCCTTAGGAAAAGGATAAAAGTACATCATGTATAAGGGAGTACTATTTAGACTAGATTGAATTGGGATCAGTTTTCCTTGCCAGTAGGTAAACTTACCTTCCATAGATTCCTCAGCTTTACCCCAAGATTTGTTCAGCAAACGTGTTTGGTCCACTGGAATTCCTACATACTTCATTCGTAGGAAATCATAAACACAGGAGAAGATCAAACCATATTGTTCCTTCTTGGTAATTGTATCCCCAAAACAATATAGTTCACTCTTATCATAATTGATCTTAAGATCAGACATCTGTTCAAAAATACAAAGcggaaatttcaaaatttgagcaCTTTGGATATCATCctcaatgaaaaaaaaaacaatgtcgTCTGCATACTGGAGCAGCACTAAACCTCCCTCCACCAAGTCAGACACCAATCCTTTAATTAAACCAACATTTTTTTACCCTTTCCATTATGATAGCTAATCCATCAGCAGCCAAGTCAAATAACAAGGGTGACAGGGGATCACCTTGTCATAAACCTTGGTAAGTAGGGAAATAAGGTCCAATGCAGTTATTTACTTTGATCTCAACATTCCCCCTACCATAGTTTTCATAATTAAATCGCAGAACTTTGTCTGGAAATCCTTTTAGATCGACGGAGGATAGTCGCtgggtggcgccgccgccggtgtACACATACGATGCACACTCGTCGCATGCATGATTTAGTACTACTCATCCGTCcaaaaatataaggcgtctaaagatttattaaaaatcaacattTTCTCAGTTTAACCAAGTTTAGACACAAAAATATGAAGAATTACAATATTAAAttaatatcaatagattcaccatagATTATATTTTCTTAATGTTCCTATTCAATATTATAGTTGTagattttttttctaaatatttaatcAAAGTAAGTAAGATTTAACTTTTAACTAGTCCTTTAGATGTCCTGCATATTAGGACGGACGGAGTTCAACACGTAGTACATAAACATTTTACATTTTAGGACggaggtgttagatgtatatatttgtatattgtagtttccccagatgttagggggcttcctgcatatttgcacctgtacatgtactatatattgtggcctttggccccctggtaatacaacaagcatattactttaacatggtatcagagcaaaattggTCCTCCTCTCCGTACGGACGTTTTTCTTGAAGACTTGTTCCcggccgccccgccgccggcTTCTTCCCGGTCGTCGCCGGATCTCCTCTTCCCGGCCGCATCCTCTCCGTCCCCGCCGGCCTCACCGGATCTTCTCCGTCCGCCCGTCCCGCGCAGCTCCCCTGCTCTCCGCCAGTCCCACGCGCGGCCGTGGAATCTTCTCCGTCCGCCCGTCCCGCGCCGCTCCCTGCTCTCCACCAGTCCCGCGCGTGGCCGCCGCGCGTGGCCGTGctcgcttcctgcatatttgcacctgtacatgtactatatattgtggcctttggccccctggtaatacaacaagcatattacttTAACAGGAGGGAGTACAACAGGTAGTATACATAAGGCAGCCGAAATGTCGCGCTTGATTAATTATATTATGAGTTTGTCTACTGGAGTCTAATACACACCGCAGCGGCGCAGCCGCAGGGTTTCAATCATCCAGGACCAGCAAATTACATACGACGATCAGCGGCCAGCGAGAGCCGAGATGGAGCCACATGCACCGAGATGGGTCCAAATCGACGGAGGAGAGCCGCCGTATCGGTGGTGGCGGCCGCCGGTTAATTTGCACATAGTATACGCGCCGCCCCTGCATTTCTTCTGGCTCGGTCGTCTATATATGCATGGTTAGGAGCACTAGATACCATTAAGCCAACGAAACTCTTAATCAGTGATTTGTCCCATTGTCGTCCATGAGCTAGCAGCCGGACCAGAGAGCACTGATTCACGTACAATTGCACATGCTTACGTACACATACGCACACAGATGAAACAAAAGGAGAGCTGGAGAGGCAAAATTGTCACTTTTCGGAGCGATGGATCATCATCTGAACATTGATTAAGATAGCAGCCTAGCTAAGGCAGACCATCGAGGGACAGCAGTCGGACGCTGCGCAGGTATATATAGACAGAGGGGAATTCGGACAGAGAGGAGGAGGGAAAAATAAGgaaggaaggaggaagaagctacGCATATCCTCCTGTCCTGTCCTCTCCGTTGGCGGGCGCCGACGAGGGGGAGGCGGCCGGAGAAGAAATCCATCAATGGACACCGGCAGCTTCGGCGGCAGTCGTCGTAGCAACAACGTCCATGGCGTGGACGGCGAGTGGCGGCGTTGGGCGGTGCTGGTGGCGACGGTGTGGGTGCAGGCGCTGACGGGGACCAACTTCGACTTCTCGGCCTACTCTTCGGCGCTCAAGGCCTCCATGGGGGTCTCCCAGCAGTCGCTCAACTACCTCGCCACCGCCTCCGACCTCGGCAAAGCCTTCGGCTGGTCGTCCGGGCTGGCCCTCATGTACATGCCCCTCCCGGCCGtgctcctcctctccgccgcgcTCGGCCTCGCCTCCTACGCGCTCCAGTACTGCATCCTCCTCCCACCTTCCTCCACGCTCGCCGCCGGCATCCCGTACCCCGCCGTAAGTACTCATCATATCTTCTCCGGCCATCTTCCTTCCATTAATTAATTATTACACATACGTGCTCGATATTTTCTCACTGGTTTGTCATGCATACGTATGGTCACGATAGCTTAGCTTAGCTAAGCTATCTGCTTGATTTTGGAATCCGTCCTGGATGCTAGAGCGCCACCCGCATCGCTGTCGCGAAGTGTTCTTCCGTCATCGTCGTTAATTACACGTAGCCGTCGTCCGTTCAAGAACCGATCGACGGGACTGCAGTAGCTACCAGGCCATCGTCGTCTACGGACGACGGCGACCGTGATATTTCTATCGCACGATGCGACGAGACACATCGACTCATCGACCGATGGATTGCTTGGTAGCAGGCAAGGGATGGTTGCTCCAAGCGGTTAGCTAAGCACGGCCACACGCACGTGACTGGAAGGTTGGAAGAATGTGGAGGGAAAGGCTGGCAAGTCAAGGGAGTGGCTGCCGTCGACCACCGCCTGGGGCCTCAGGTTTATTTTCAGGAGCTGCTAGCCTGTTCCTGCTAAATTTATTTCCCCATCCAAGTGTTGCTTTCCAGCGTCAAATCGTTTCCCAGGCAACCCAGTCTTTGCTTACTCCCGTTGCTCGTCTTACCTTACCAGCAACCTGTGCCATGGGATTGTGTGGTTGGTAATTTGATTATTACCACTTCACTGTCATTCAGACACTTGTGCTGAATTTCGTGGCGACCGAGCTAACCCTCTGGAGTCTGGAGTGCTAACTAGAGCTCATctagataaaagaaaaaaaaacaagaaactaGTTGGCCTTCACCATCCAGCACAAGTGCAACATGCCAGAAGCTATGCTATCAGCTTGCTCTTCCTTTACTTCTATATTTTTCCTATTCCTCTTCCTTTCACATGGATGGAGAAAGGGGGAGTCAAAAAGGAAACAAAAGCATGAATTCCTCCTCACTTTTCTACTTGCCGGATAGAACAATATATATCATCACCCAAGCTGAGCATGTCAGTCTACTCAGTCATGCTCCTTCTGTTCCACTTCATTTTGCAGCTTACAATTCCATGCATTCTCTTCACATCCTACCTGCCAGCACACCTTGCTCTCTGGTGTGCACATTAGCCACCTGCCATTCTTCTACACCGTTAATCTCACCTaaataaaattaaattaaatACAGTACATTGTACAGTTGTACTGCAGTGGCATCACACCGTATACATCTTGAGAGTGCCCTGATATTAATGCTTCAAAATAATTGATCACGGAATGATTCGTCCACCTGCTTCGCACCGCACTACGCACTACTCAGGTATAGCATCCAGATTCCTGAAGGCAATAAAAAACAAAGCTATATCCGCAAAGAGAATGACCTGCCGACCTGCCAGTCACCGCAAAAACATGGCACCTGGAAATCCCAGAACGATACCTCAAGATCACACACGCCTGCTGCGTTGCACCCTCAGAACAACACCATGCAGCATAAGTGCAGCATGCATCATGCATGCCTGAACAACCAGATGATACTAGCTTGATATTCTTTTAAGTTTATTTTACTTTCCTATTCCTCTTCCTTCCCAAAGGATGGAGAAAGGGCAAgtcaaaaggaaaagaaaagaaaagtctcCTCACTTTTCTAACGGCCGGATAGAAACAATATGTATCACCCATGCTGTGAGCATGACAGTCATGCTCCTTCTGTTCCACTTTCTGTCGCAACATAGTTTCATGCCTTCTCCTCTCTTCCTACCTACCAGCATGTGACATGAGCCACCTGCCCTTCTTCTACACGGTGTAGACTACACCATAATCTCACCTAAATTAAATCAAATACATACATACTGCAGGCATCACACCGTATACATCTCAAGACAGTCCCATGATTTTAACGCTTCAAAATAATTGATCACAGAATAGTTCATCCACCCACGGCACTAAACAGGCGTATGATCCAGAATCCCAGAAAGCAACAACAAAAAGGCAATATCTGTAAAGAAAAGGACCCCAAGCTGCAAAACATCGCAACCACACCGCCCAGATCGTTACCTGGAGATCACCGCAAGATCACACACGCTTGTTGCGTTGCACCCACGGAACAGCATCATCTGTACCTGCTGCTGCTTTCGCACCTGCTCCCATTTACCAGATCCAGCAAGGAGAATTAACATATGAAACACAGAGCATTAGCATCACGAATTGATAACAACTTGGAATTATTTCCCTGCTACTATGCAACCGATTGCCAGAGGCATCTGTACTCTCTCTGAGAGTTTACCTGAGATATTAACTGGACCATTTTCCCTCTTCTTATAATGCAATACGGGAGCTATAAATCACCACAAGTCAGTCTGTTGCACAGATGCAATGCATgttacatactccctccgatccataataagtgtcggtggAGTTGTACTAAAtcaccgacacttattatggatcggagggagtaaataCTCCCAGTAAATAAGCAAAGCACCTAGAGGGATGTACCGATGATAAATTGTTGGACTGAATTTAATCAAATGATGGAGTAATTCTGATTTCTGTTGCATCCATCGCAGGTGTTCTTGGTCTGCCTGGTAGCAGGGTGCAGCATCTGCTGGTTCAACACGGTCTGCTTTGTGATCTGCATACGCAGCTTCTCGGCAAGCAACCGCCCACTGGCGCTCTCACTCTCCATAAGCTTCAACGGGCTCAGCGCTGCCTTCTACACCCTCTTCGCCAATACCTTCTCCCCTTACTCCCCATCCGtctacctcctgctcaatgccatCCTTCCCCTAGTCGTCTCCATTGTTGCACTCCCAGCCATCCTCCTCTGCCACCCGCATGATAGCAACAGCGTCCGCACCACGTCAAAGCATGATAGGCGTGTCTTCCTCGGTTTCTACATCATAGCATTCGTCACCGGCATATATTTAGTCATCTTCGGATCTGTCACCACAACCAGTTCCGCTGCACGGGTCGTCCTCATGGGCGCCTTGGCCCTCCTCGCCCTTCCAATCATCATGCCTGCAGCCTCCAGCTGCTCTACTGTGGCCACACATGGTCCTGACCCTGCATTGCCACTCAGCAATGACGACCCGCAAAAGCCACTACTGCTCGACATTGATCACCAGAAGGAGATAGACAGCAGCATGACACAGAAATCAGTGGAGTGGCAGTTTGAGGGCTGTTGCTGCGGGACGATACTGGAGAAGGGCCGTGTGCTGGTTCTTGGTGAGGAGCATAGTGCAAAGAAGCTCATTCGGCATGTGGATTTCTGGCTCTACTACATAGCCTACTTCTGTGGTGCCACTGTTGGGCTAGTGTACAGCAACAACTTGGGGCAGATTGCACAGTCATTAAACCTACAGCCGCGGCTGACCATGCTTCTTGCCATTTACTCCTCCTGCTCCTTCTTTGGTCGCCTCCTCTCTGCACTCCCCGACTTCCTTCACGGGTATGTCTGTCTTACACTCTTTACACATTTACAGTGATACAAATACCTCAACTCTCATCAACTGGCCTACTAGCTAACTATACTATATATGCAATGCAGGAAGGTGTCATTTGCTCGGACAGGGTGGCTTGCAGCTGCGTTGGTGCCCATGCCAGTGGCTTTTTTCTTAATGTGGAAATTGCACGATGAAAGCACTCTGATAGCAG encodes:
- the LOC124652544 gene encoding LOW QUALITY PROTEIN: protein NUCLEAR FUSION DEFECTIVE 4-like (The sequence of the model RefSeq protein was modified relative to this genomic sequence to represent the inferred CDS: deleted 1 base in 1 codon): MDTGSFGGSRRSNNVHGVDGEWRRWAVLVATVWVQALTGTNFDFSAYSSALKASMGVSQQSLNYLATASDLGKAFGWSSGLALMYMPLPAVLLLSAALGLASYALQYCILLPPSSTLAAGIPYPAVFLVCLVAGCSICWFNTVCFVICIRSFSASNRPLALSLSISFNGLSAAFYTLFANTFSPYSPSVYLLLNAILPLVVSIVALPAILLCHPHDSNSVRTTSKHDRRVFLGFYIIAFVTGIYLVIFGSVTTTSSAARVVLMGALALLALPIIMPAASSCSTVATHGPDPALPLSNDDPQKPLLLDIDHQKEIDSSMTQKSVEWQFEGCCCGTILEKGRVLVLGEEHSAKKLIRHVDFWLYYIAYFCGATVGLVYSNNLGQIAQSLNLQPRLTMLLAIYSSCSFFGRLLSALPDFLHGKVSFARTGWLAAALVPMPVAFFLMWKLHDESTLIAGTALIGLSSGFIFAAAVSVTSELFGPKSIGVNHNILITNIPLGSLLYGQIAALVYDANGTSNTVLDNLTGTVDSMIMCMGAKCYSNTFFVWGCITLLGLASSIALFLRTRLAYATADVQSDVSTIAKFRVEKELLDLFLSALKSWLCCTSFGSVLGGLG